In one window of Skermanella rosea DNA:
- a CDS encoding Na/Pi cotransporter family protein, producing MPATHALMELLGEVALLLWGVHMVRSGVMRAFGGDLRRLLGRALRNRLAACLAGTGVTLALQSSTATAFMTTSFLGGGLIELVPALAVMLGANVGTALVAWALSFDITVVYPVLIFAGLVVFRTGTRTRSRNLGRITIGLGFVLLSLHLLVQTIVPTGVSPEAKELIAALTREPLPVLAAAALIAWAMHSSVAAILVIASLAGAGLVTPYAALVMVLGANLGSALNPLLAAASGERSALRLPVGNIANRIVGCILVLPLLPALAGHPLVAGQDPAWLAVTFHLVFNLALAALSLPALSLQARLLERVLPDRPVPEDAGSARYLDPGSLATPRVALANAAREAFRMADTVEEMLRGSRELLRRDDYRLLDELRRKDDVLDRLHGALKRFLSELSQRELGGEECSRLAHVQTVALNLEHAGDIIDKGVLDLAAKRMRRRLCLTEQQVEEAEAMHDHLLAQLRLAVAVFMGEDLQSALRLVEGKERFRDLERAAAENEFAHTPDMGLQAETSSLHLDAVRDLKRIDAHFAAIAHPLLERNNLLRPSRLIRLPRAGKAGQA from the coding sequence ATGCCCGCCACCCATGCGTTGATGGAGCTTCTGGGCGAGGTGGCGCTCCTGCTCTGGGGCGTCCACATGGTGCGGAGCGGCGTGATGCGCGCCTTCGGCGGCGACCTCCGCCGCCTGCTCGGCCGGGCGCTGCGGAACCGTCTGGCCGCCTGCCTCGCCGGGACCGGCGTCACGCTGGCGCTCCAGAGCAGCACCGCCACCGCCTTCATGACGACCTCCTTCCTGGGCGGCGGGTTGATCGAGCTGGTCCCGGCGCTGGCCGTGATGCTGGGGGCCAACGTGGGCACCGCGCTGGTCGCCTGGGCCCTGTCGTTCGACATCACCGTCGTCTATCCCGTGCTGATCTTCGCCGGACTCGTCGTCTTCAGGACCGGGACCAGGACGCGCAGCCGCAACCTGGGCCGGATCACGATCGGCCTGGGGTTCGTCCTGCTGTCGCTGCACCTGCTGGTCCAGACCATCGTGCCGACCGGCGTTTCCCCCGAGGCGAAGGAGCTGATCGCCGCCCTGACCCGCGAGCCCCTGCCCGTGTTGGCCGCGGCGGCGCTGATCGCGTGGGCGATGCACTCCAGCGTCGCCGCCATCCTGGTGATCGCCTCGCTGGCCGGCGCGGGGCTCGTCACGCCCTACGCCGCCCTGGTCATGGTGCTGGGCGCGAATCTCGGCAGCGCGCTGAATCCCCTGCTGGCAGCGGCATCGGGCGAGCGCAGCGCGCTGCGCCTGCCGGTCGGCAACATCGCCAACCGGATCGTGGGCTGCATCCTCGTCCTGCCCCTGCTGCCCGCCCTGGCGGGTCACCCGCTTGTGGCGGGCCAGGATCCCGCCTGGCTCGCGGTGACGTTCCATCTCGTCTTCAACCTCGCCCTGGCGGCCCTCTCCCTCCCTGCCTTGTCGCTTCAGGCCAGGCTGCTGGAACGGGTCCTGCCGGACCGCCCGGTGCCGGAGGATGCCGGGAGCGCCCGATACCTGGACCCCGGCTCGCTCGCCACGCCGCGGGTCGCGCTCGCCAACGCCGCCCGGGAAGCCTTCCGCATGGCAGACACCGTCGAGGAGATGCTGAGGGGATCGCGGGAGCTGCTGCGCCGCGACGACTACCGGCTGCTCGACGAACTGCGGCGCAAGGACGACGTCCTCGACCGGCTGCACGGGGCGTTGAAGCGCTTCCTGTCGGAACTCAGCCAGCGCGAGCTCGGCGGCGAGGAATGCTCGAGGCTGGCCCATGTGCAGACCGTCGCCCTCAACCTGGAGCATGCCGGGGACATCATCGACAAGGGGGTCCTGGACCTCGCCGCCAAGCGCATGCGTCGGCGCCTGTGCCTGACGGAACAGCAGGTCGAGGAAGCGGAGGCCATGCACGACCACCTGTTGGCCCAGCTCCGGCTGGCGGTGGCCGTCTTCATGGGCGAGGACCTGCAATCGGCCCTGAGGCTCGTCGAGGGAAAGGAAAGGTTCCGCGACCTGGAGCGGGCCGCCGCCGAGAACGAGTTCGCCCATACGCCGGACATGGGTCTGCAGGCCGAGACGAGCAGCCTGCATCTCGACGCCGTGCGCGACCTGAAGCGGATCGATGCCCATTTCGCGGCGATCGCCCATCCGCTGCTGGAACGCAACAACCTGCTGCG
- a CDS encoding tellurite resistance TerB family protein: MTDDRSGAALAAAGALLGVAEGADAGAVRSRVAKAGNGAAEAFDRYLAHLREDREKGEVAALQALHPVKGDARAATELMEALLGGGKPEGELAPAQVAAARQVCETLNLSPTRFGL, encoded by the coding sequence ATGACGGACGACAGGAGCGGCGCCGCGCTGGCCGCAGCAGGGGCCTTGCTGGGAGTGGCCGAGGGAGCCGACGCCGGGGCCGTCCGGTCGCGGGTGGCGAAGGCCGGAAACGGCGCCGCCGAGGCGTTCGACCGGTATCTCGCCCATCTCCGGGAAGACCGGGAGAAAGGCGAGGTGGCCGCCTTGCAGGCCCTGCATCCGGTCAAGGGTGACGCCCGGGCGGCGACGGAGCTCATGGAAGCGCTGCTCGGCGGCGGGAAGCCGGAGGGGGAGTTGGCGCCGGCGCAGGTCGCCGCCGCGCGCCAGGTCTGCGAAACCCTGAACCTGAGCCCGACCCGGTTCGGACTGTAG